In Streptomyces sp. NBC_00341, the DNA window GGTCAGGTACGGGCCGTACGGGACTTCCGGCAGTGGTCGTCGGTCGGGCAGGGGACTTCCGGCGGTGGTCGTCGGCGGGAGGTGTCAGCCCTTGACGGCGCCGGACATGATCCCGCCGACGATCCGCTTGCCGAAGACCACGAACACCACGAGCAGTGGCAGCGTGCTGATCAGCGCGCCGGCCATCACGATGCTCTGGTCGGGGGTGTAGGAGGCGCTCAGCTGGCCGAGGGCCACCTGGAGCGTGGGGTTCTGCTGGTTCAGTGCGAGGTAGGGCCAGAAGAAGTCGTTCCACGCCTGGACGAAGGTGAGCATGCCGAGCACCATCATCGCCGGGCGGGCCACCGGCAGCACGATGCTCAGCACGATACGGAAGTTGTTCGCCCCGTCGATCTTGGCGGCCTCGATCAGCTCGTACGGGAGCGCCTCCAGCAGGTACTGCCGCATGAAGAACACACCGAACGCGCTGACCAGGGTCGGGAAGATCACCGACTCCAGGTTCCCGCCCCAGCCGAGGTCGGCCATCATCATGAACAGCGGGACGACGCTGAGCTGCGGCGGGATCGTCAGGGTCAGGATGACACCGGTCATCAGGGCGCCACGGCCCCGGAACCGCATCTTGGCGAAGGCGTACCCGGCCAGGGTGCAGAAGAAGAGCGTCGCCACCGTGATGCAGCCGGAGACGATGACGCTGTTGACGATCGCCTTGCCCAGATGGGCCTGGGTCCAGGCGGCGTCGAGGTTGTGCATCAGCCGGCCACCCGGCAGGAACGGCGGTGTGGAGGCCAGTACTTCGTCCTGGGTGTGGGACGCGGCCACCAGGGTCCAGTACAGCGGCAGCAGCGATCCGATGCCGACGACGGCCAGCGCGATGTAGGCGAACGGACCGCCGTTCAGCTGCTTGCCCGCGCCGGGCCTGAAGCGGCTCGCGCGCTTCGGCGCGCGGTGCACGGTTGGTGCCGGGAGGGCGGTCTCCGGAACGTGGGTGTGGCTGGTGATGGTCATGGATATCGCTCCCGGTCAGACCGCGGATTTGCGTACGAAGCGGCCGAACAGCCAGTTGATCCCGGCGATGATCAGCAGGAGGGCGAGCATCGCCCAGGCGACCGCGGCGGCCGGACCGAGATGCCCGAGGTGCCAGCCGTAGTTGTAGAGGTAGACGCTGAGGGTCTCGTACTGATTCTCGGTTCCGCCGGTCGCGCCGATGGCGCCGCCCTCCAGCAGCAGGGGTTCACCGAAGAGCTGCATGGCACCGATGGTCGAGATGACGATCGTGAACAGGATCGTGGGCCGCAGCGAGGGGATGGTCACCTTGCGGAACTGCTGCCAGCGCGAGGCGCCGTCGAGCGAGGCGGCCTCGTACAGATCGGACGGCACGGCCTGCATCGCCGCCAGGTAGATCAGGGTGTTGTAGCCGGTCCAGCGCCAGATCACGATGACCGAGATGGCGATCTTCGACGTCCATTCGCCGTTCGCCCAGTTCGTGTGACCGAGACCGACGAAGTGCAGCACCCAGTTCAGCAGTCCGCCGTCGGCCCGGAAGACCAGGGCGAAGACGAGGGCCGCGGAGGCCACAGAGGTGGCGTACGGGGTGAGGATGATCGTCCGCCAGAAGGTGCTGGCGCGGAGTTTGTAGTTCAGCAGGTGGGCCAGGCCGAGCGCGACGAGCAGCTGCGGGACCGTCGACATGACACCGATCAGGAAGGTGTTGGTGACGGCCGTCCAGAACTCCGCGTCGTGCAGGATCCTGTCGAAGTTCGCCCAGCCGACCCACTCCATCTGGTCCAGGCCGGTCATCTCCACCCGGTGCAGGGCGATCCAGCCGGTGTAGACCAGCGGATAGAGCCCGAAGGCGGCGAAGACGAGGAAGAACGGGGCTATGTAGGCGTACGGCGACGCCTTGTCGTCGAAGCGCCAGAGCCGGCTCCGCCACATCTGCCGGCGGGCGTTCACCGGTTTCTGCTGCGAGCCGCGGGGCGGCGGTGCGTATGCGTCCCGGGTGGGAGTCGAGGTGGCCACGGGCGGGAGTCCTTCCCTGGATTGCTTGGTTACCCGGGTACGGGCGGCGGCGTCCGCGGTGGGCTTCCGTGGGGCGGCCGGGAGGTACCCGGCCGCCCCGCGGGAGCCCACCGGGAGACGGGCCGCCCCGGCGCGGGATGGGGACACGCAGGCGCGGGCGGCCCTGGGGCCGCCCGCCGCTGCGACCGTCAGCCGATCACCTTGTCGATCTTGTCGACCGCTGTGTCCCAGGCCTTGTCGGGGCTGGTTCCGCGCTGCTCCATGTTGTTGATCTGGGTGGAGATGGCGTCCTTGATGTCGGCGTCCTTCGGACCGAGAACGGTCTCGGGGATGGACTTGGCCTCGTCGGCGTAGATCTCACCGATCGGCGCGTCGTTGAAGTACGGGAGCTTGCCGGTCTTCACGTCGGCCAGGTCGTACGCGCCCTTGTTGGACGGGAAGAGACCGGTCGCCTTGAAGACGGCGGCCTGCTGCTCGGGGGCGGTCAGCCACTTGACGAGCTCGCCGGCCTCCTTGACGTGCTTGCCCGCCGTCGGGACGCCGAGGAAGGAGCCGCCCCAGTTGGACGCGGTCTCACCGGGGGCGGTGGTGATGTCCCACTTGCCCTTGTTGCCCTCACCGGCGGCGTCCGAGATCTGGGCGGCCATCCAGGCGGGGCAGACCACGGTGGCCATGGTGCTCTTGCGCAGAGCGGCCTTCCACGGGTCGCCGAACTGGGCGAGGCCCTGGGTCAGCTTCTTGTCGGCGGCCTCCGCGGCGAGGTCCCAGCCCTGCTTGACGCCGGGGCTGTCCTTGTAGATCGGCTTGCCGGACTCGTCGTAGTACTGCTTCGGGTTCGAGCTGACCACGGCGTTGAACATCGCGCTCGCGGAGTCCATGAAGTAGGTCTTCGCCGGGGCGTTCTTCTGGTACTCCTCACCGAGCTTGAGGTAGTCCTCCCAGCCACCGGCGAACTTGGCGGCGACCGCCTTGCGGTCGGTCGGCAGGCCGGCCTTCTTGAACAGCTCGGTGTTGTAGCAGAGCGACATCGGGCCGATGTCGGTGCCCGCGCCGATCACCTTGCCGTCCTTGGTGGTGGCCTGCTTCTCCTTCCAGGACACCCAGTCGTCGACGTCGATCACCTTGCTGAGGTCGGCGAACTGGTCCGCCTTGGTGTCGACGACCTCCTTGATGCGGCCGACCTCGACACCCTGGACATCGGCCAGTCCACTGCCGGACGTCAGCTGCTGGAGCAGCTTGGGGTAGTAGTTCTTCTCTTCGGCGGTGGTGTCTTCCTTCACCGTGATGTTCGGGTGCAGCTCGTGGTACTTGGCGAAGAGGCCGGCTTCCTTGTAGCCGAACTGCCCGTAGTCGGCGACGGTCAGCGTGATCTTCCCGTTCGCATCGGAGCTCGTGTCCGATGAGTCCGAGTCGCTGCTGCAGCCGGTCAGCAACAGGGCCGAGGCTGTCAGGCCCGTGGTGACCAGAACCGCGGCTCTGCGGCTTCGGCCGGCGACGGTGCGGGTGATACGCATTCCACTACTCCTTGTTCCAGGGTGGGACTGGCGTTCTGACTGCGTGGCGTTCCGCGCCGGTGGGTGCGGGTGCCAGGTGTTCAGGGGGGAGGACACGGGCAGTGCCGTTCGCGCGAGAAATCCTCTTGCGATGTGGGAGCGCTCCCATGCGTCGATGTCGGAAGGTTCCTGCCTGGGAGGGGTGGGTGTCAAGAGTTGAAGACGCTTCCGTTGCGCGAGCGTGTCCTGCAAGTCACGAGACCGTGTCCGGCCAGGGGCTTGCCAAAGCACCCGCACGAGGAAACCGGAACGCTCGCCTCCCGAATACCCGCAGGTGAGAGGGGTGTTGGGGGTGGATCAGCGGAGCGGGGGCGCGGAGCCGAGCCGATCGGCCAGGATTTCCGGAGCCACCCGGAAACCGCCACCCCTCCCCCCGGGCGGACCACCGGGGCCCGACGGAAGGTGAACGGGACACCGCCTCGCGGGGGCGGCCCGGACCACCTCCGCGTTCTTTCCCCGAATCCGGCCGGCGGCACACCGGGGCGTACGGCCAACTGCCGGGCGGCTACTGGGTGGCCGACATACGGACAACTGGCTGGAAATGCCTTGCACCTCACGCCCTGTTAAATTCACCGCTATGTACCTATTGACCCTTTATATTCGCTCGGGTGGGTGAGGCTGGATGGGAGTCATCCGAGACCATCCCGAGCTCGCGCTCTTTCTCTGCCTGTCCCTCGGCTACCTGGTCGGCAAGATCCGCGTCGGCCCGATCACCCTCGGCGGCATCTGCGGGACACTGATCGTCGCGCTGCTGATCGGCACCCGGCACGTCAGCGTCAACGACGACGTCAAGACCGTCTTCTTCGCGCTGTTCATCTTCTCGCTGGGCTACCTGGCCGGGCCGCAGTTCTTCGCCAACCTCAACCGCAGCAGCCTGCGCTTCTTCGCCCTCTGCCTGATCGAGCTGGTCTGCGTGCTCGGCATCGCCTTCGGCATCGCCAAGGCGTTCGACCTCGACGTGGGCACCGCCTCGGGCATCCTGGCGGGCGCGGCGACCGAGTCCGCGGTCGTCGGCACCGCCACCGAGGCCATCGGCAAGCTCGATGACCTGAGCCAGAGCCAGATCACCCAGTACCAGGGGCACGTCGCCACCGCGTACACCGTCTGCTACCTCTTCGGCCTGATCACCATCGTGCTGTTCACCAGCCAGATCATGCCGATGCTGCTGCGCATCAACCTCGCCGACGCCTCGCGCGAGCTGTGGGAGAAGATGCGCGGCGGGGCCGCCGGCCTGGAGGAGGACGAGCGGGAGGCGCTGCCGAGGACCGTCGGCCGCACCTTCCTGGTGACGCACGCGGACGGCCGCCGGATCGGCGATCTGGAGGCCGGCCTCAAGAACGCCGTCACCGTCGAGGGCGTCAAGCGCGGCAGCAAGGTGCTCGACCCCTCCCCCGATCTGGAACTGACCCTGAGCGACCTGGTCCAGGTCGTCGGACGGCGCTCCGCCATCATCACGGCCGGCCGGGAGATCGGCCCCGAGACACCGGCGGTACCCGGGCTCGACACCCCCCTGGCCACCACCCAGGTCGCGGTGACCGAGAAGGCCACCGCGGGCTCGACCATCGCCCACCTGGAGCAGACCCATCCCGAGTTCCGCAAGGACGGGGTGTACATCACCGATGTGCTGCGCAACGACCAGCATCTGCCCGCCTCGGCCGAGACCACGGTCCAGCGCGGTGACGTACTGACGCTGGTCGGTGCCCGTGCCGGGCTCAACCGGCTCGTCGCGAAGATCGGTGCCGTCGTCAAGAACGACACGACCGACTACATCTATCTCGGCCTCGGCATCGTGGCGGGCTCGCTGCTCGGCCAGATCGTCGTACGGATCGGTGACATCCCGCTGTCGCTCGGCACCGGCGGCGGCTGCCTGATCACCGGGCTGCTCTTCGGCTGGTTCCGCTCCCGCAAGCAGACCTTCGGGGCCTTCCCGCCGCAGGCAGCGAACACCCTGAAGGACCTGGGCCTGGCCGTCTTCATCGCCTGCACCGGGCTGACCGCCGGACCGCAGGCCTGGCCGCTGCTGAAGGAGTACGGCGCGCTGCTGCCGTTCGCCGGCATCGCCATGGTGCTGATCCCCGCGTCCATCTCACTGATCGTCGGGCTGAAGCTCCTGCGGATCGAGAAACCCCTGTTGATCGGGGCCATCGCGGGACAGCAGTGCTCGACCCCGGCGATCACCTCCATCACCCAGGTCGCACAGAGCTCCGTACCGCTGCTCGGCTACACGATCACGTACGCGCTCTCGAACTTCCTGCTGCCACTCACCGGACCGATCCTCGTCGGGGTCCTGGGGTCCTAGGGCCTCTCGTTTGGACCATGCCGGGCTCGCCCGAACGAAAGACCCCAGGGGGCCTGAATGATCGATTTCCTGAACCGCAACATCTTCACTCCCCATCCCGAGCTGCTTGTCTTCCTGGTCGTCGCGTTCGGCTTCCTGATCGGCAGGATCCGCTACAAGGCCATCGCGCTGGGCGCGGTGACGGGCTGTCTGGTCGCCGGTCTGGTGCTGGGCGCGCAGTTCAAGGTCCAGATCGACGGGACGGTGAAGAACCTCTTCTTCATCATGTTCCTGTTCGCCCTCGGCTACCGGGTGGGACCGCAGTTCTTCCGCGGGCTGCGCAAGGACGGACTTCCGCAGGTCGTCAACGCGGTCGTCGTCTGCGTCTCCGGCCTGCTGATCTCCTGGCTCTTCGCCGTCATGCTCGGCTACGGGCCCGGCCTCGGCGCCGGCCTGATGAGCGGCGCGCTCACCCAGTCCGCGGCCATCGGCGTCGCCCAGGACGCCATCGGCACCCTGCCCGGACTCTCCGCCGCGCAGGTCAAGTCCGAGCAGAACCTGGTGGCGGTCGGCTACGCGGTGACGTATCCGCTCGGCACCATCCTGTGCGCGATGCTGCTCGCGAACGTACTGCCGCGGCTCTACCGCAAGAACCTGGCCCAGGAGAGCGCCGAGCTCGCCGCGGAGCTGGACGCGCCGGACGACAACCCGGACGAGGGCGAGGGCTACTACGAGACGGTGCTGCGCGCCTACCGGGTCGAGCGCCCCGATCTCGTCGGCCGCAGCATCGGGGACTTCGAGAACCAGCAGCAGGCGCTCGGCCGACGCGTCTACATCACCCAGGTCCGGCGCGAGGGAACGATCCTGCCGCAGGCCCAGACGCTGGTGCTGCGGGACGGCGACACCGTCGCGGTCAGCGCGCTGCGGCACGACCTGGTGGACTTCGACGCCCGTACCCATGTGGGCGCGGAGGCCGACGACGTGGCGCTGCTCGGGTACCGGACGGAGACCCTGCACGTGGTGGCGTCCGAGAAGGCCCAGCTGGGGCGGACGGTGGCGGAACTGCGCCAGGAGCCGTTCATGGCCGGTGTCTACATCGAGAAGATCTACCGGGCGGGCGCCGAATTCCCCTTCCGGCTCTCCACCCCCGTCGAGCGCGGCGACACCCTGGTGCTGACCGGTCCCGAACGGCTGGTCGGCCCGGCGGGGCGGGAGCTCGGCAAGCCGGTGCCGACGAGCTTCGCCACCGACATGATCTGGGTCGGCCTCGGCATCTTCCTCGGCGGCTGCATCGGCATTCCGGCGCTGACCGCGGGCGGGGTGCCGATCTCGCTCTCCACCTCGGGCGGCGGCCTCATCATGGGGCTGGTCTTCGGCTGGATCCGGGGCAAGTACCCGACGTACGGGAACGTGCCGCCGGGCGCCCAGTGGTTCATGGACACCCTCGGGCTGTGCATGTTCGTCGCGGTGGTCGGCATCAACGCCGGTCCCAGCTTCACCAGCGGGCTGTCCTCGGCGGGCTGGGGGCTGCTGCTCCTGGGCGCCGTCGCCACGGTCGTACCGCTGCTCGTCGGCTTCCTGGTGGGCCACTACATCCAGAAGATCAGATTCCCGATCCTGATGGGCGTGCTGGCCGGCGGCCAGACCACCACGGCGGCGATCGGCGCCATCAACGAGACCTCCAGGTCCCAGATCCCCACGCTCGGCTACACGATCCCGTACGCCGTCGGCAATGTGCTGCTGACCGTGTGGGGCGCCGTGATCGTGATCCTCAACCACTGAACGTGATCGTGAACCACAACCACTGAACGTGCTCGTGAACCACAACCACTGAACGTGCTCGTGATCCACAACCACCGAACCTGAACACGGGAGCGCAGACATGCCCAAGGCCACCCTCAGCCGTGCCGAGATCCGCTCTTTCGCCCAGCTCAGCCCGTTCGAGCTGAAGGACAAGTTCATCAGCATCGCCCAGGCCGAGCAGAGCGACAAGCCCGGTCAGAAGGGCAAGGCGATGCGCGCCATGCTCAACGCGGGCCGCGGCAACCCCAACTGGATCGCCACCGGTCCCCGGGAGGCGTACCACGCACTCGGCTACTTCGCGCTCTCCGAGTCCCGCCGGGTCTGGACGGCCGACAACCTGGGCGGGATGCCGGAGGAGGCGGGCTGTGCGGAGCGCTTCGCCACCTTCGTCCGCACGCATCCTGAGCTGCCCGGGATCGAGCTGCTCCAGGCGAGCGTCGATCTGGCGGTCAAGCGGTTCGGCTTCGTGCCCGACTCCTTCGTGCACGAGCTGGCGGACTCCTCGATCGGGGACAACTACCCGGTGCCGGGGCGCATCCTGACGCACGTGGAGCAGGTCGTGCGCGGGTACGTGGCCGACGAGATGTTCGACCACCGGCCGCCGGAGGGCCAGCACCTGAGCCTGTTCGCGACCGAGGGCGGCACGGCGGCGATGTGCTACATCTTCGACTCGCTGATGAAGAACGGAATCCTGCACAAGGGCGACCGGATCGCCCTGATGGTGCCGGTGTTCACGCCGTACCTGGAGATTCCGGAGCTGGACACGTACGGCTTCGACGTCGTCCGCGTCGAGGCGAACCTGTTCACCGAGACCGGTGTGCGGCAGTGGCGCTACCCGCCGGAGGAGATCGACAAGCTGGCCGATCCGTCGGTCAAGCTGGTCTGCTGCGTCAACCCGAGCAACCCGCCCTCGCTCGCGCTCGCGCCGAAGGTCGCCGAGCAGATCGTGTCCATCGTCGCGGACCGGAACCCGAACCTGATCGTGGTGACGGACGACGTGTACGGGACCTTCGTCGAGGGCTTCCGCTCGCTGGCCGCGGACCTGCCGCGCAACGCGCTGCTGGTGTACTCGTACTCCAAGCACTACGGCGCCACCGGCTGGCGGCTCGGCGTGATCGGGCTGCACGACGACAACGTCATCGACGACATGCTGCGGGCGCAGGACGCGGCGCAGAAGGCCCGGCTGGAGAGCCGGTACGGAACGCTGTCCCTGGAACCGGAGAAGATCCGGTTCATCGACCGGCTGGTCGCGGACTCCCGGCAGGTGGCGCTGAACCACACGGCGGGCCTCTCGCTGCCGCAGCAGGTGATGATGACGCTCTTCTCGCTGTTCGACATGCTGGACGAGGGCCAGGCGTACAAGGCCCGGATCCGCTCGATCGTCCGCCAGCGCCTCGAACTCCTCCTGGAGGGCGCCCACATGAAGATCTCGGAGGACCCCAAGCGGGCCGCGTACTACATCGAACTCGACCTGCTGGCCGAGGCGGAGCGCACCCTGGGCAAGGAGTTCGCCGACTATCTGGAGCAGAACTACGAGCCCGTCGACCCGCTGTTCCGGCTGGCCGAGCAGACGTCCGTGGTGCTGCTGAACGGCGGCGGCTTCGACGGCCCCGAGTGGTCGGTCCGGG includes these proteins:
- a CDS encoding carbohydrate ABC transporter permease, with product MTITSHTHVPETALPAPTVHRAPKRASRFRPGAGKQLNGGPFAYIALAVVGIGSLLPLYWTLVAASHTQDEVLASTPPFLPGGRLMHNLDAAWTQAHLGKAIVNSVIVSGCITVATLFFCTLAGYAFAKMRFRGRGALMTGVILTLTIPPQLSVVPLFMMMADLGWGGNLESVIFPTLVSAFGVFFMRQYLLEALPYELIEAAKIDGANNFRIVLSIVLPVARPAMMVLGMLTFVQAWNDFFWPYLALNQQNPTLQVALGQLSASYTPDQSIVMAGALISTLPLLVVFVVFGKRIVGGIMSGAVKG
- a CDS encoding carbohydrate ABC transporter permease, whose translation is MATSTPTRDAYAPPPRGSQQKPVNARRQMWRSRLWRFDDKASPYAYIAPFFLVFAAFGLYPLVYTGWIALHRVEMTGLDQMEWVGWANFDRILHDAEFWTAVTNTFLIGVMSTVPQLLVALGLAHLLNYKLRASTFWRTIILTPYATSVASAALVFALVFRADGGLLNWVLHFVGLGHTNWANGEWTSKIAISVIVIWRWTGYNTLIYLAAMQAVPSDLYEAASLDGASRWQQFRKVTIPSLRPTILFTIVISTIGAMQLFGEPLLLEGGAIGATGGTENQYETLSVYLYNYGWHLGHLGPAAAVAWAMLALLLIIAGINWLFGRFVRKSAV
- a CDS encoding extracellular solute-binding protein, which codes for MRITRTVAGRSRRAAVLVTTGLTASALLLTGCSSDSDSSDTSSDANGKITLTVADYGQFGYKEAGLFAKYHELHPNITVKEDTTAEEKNYYPKLLQQLTSGSGLADVQGVEVGRIKEVVDTKADQFADLSKVIDVDDWVSWKEKQATTKDGKVIGAGTDIGPMSLCYNTELFKKAGLPTDRKAVAAKFAGGWEDYLKLGEEYQKNAPAKTYFMDSASAMFNAVVSSNPKQYYDESGKPIYKDSPGVKQGWDLAAEAADKKLTQGLAQFGDPWKAALRKSTMATVVCPAWMAAQISDAAGEGNKGKWDITTAPGETASNWGGSFLGVPTAGKHVKEAGELVKWLTAPEQQAAVFKATGLFPSNKGAYDLADVKTGKLPYFNDAPIGEIYADEAKSIPETVLGPKDADIKDAISTQINNMEQRGTSPDKAWDTAVDKIDKVIG
- the aspT gene encoding aspartate-alanine antiporter, which codes for MGVIRDHPELALFLCLSLGYLVGKIRVGPITLGGICGTLIVALLIGTRHVSVNDDVKTVFFALFIFSLGYLAGPQFFANLNRSSLRFFALCLIELVCVLGIAFGIAKAFDLDVGTASGILAGAATESAVVGTATEAIGKLDDLSQSQITQYQGHVATAYTVCYLFGLITIVLFTSQIMPMLLRINLADASRELWEKMRGGAAGLEEDEREALPRTVGRTFLVTHADGRRIGDLEAGLKNAVTVEGVKRGSKVLDPSPDLELTLSDLVQVVGRRSAIITAGREIGPETPAVPGLDTPLATTQVAVTEKATAGSTIAHLEQTHPEFRKDGVYITDVLRNDQHLPASAETTVQRGDVLTLVGARAGLNRLVAKIGAVVKNDTTDYIYLGLGIVAGSLLGQIVVRIGDIPLSLGTGGGCLITGLLFGWFRSRKQTFGAFPPQAANTLKDLGLAVFIACTGLTAGPQAWPLLKEYGALLPFAGIAMVLIPASISLIVGLKLLRIEKPLLIGAIAGQQCSTPAITSITQVAQSSVPLLGYTITYALSNFLLPLTGPILVGVLGS
- the aspT gene encoding aspartate-alanine antiporter, with the protein product MIDFLNRNIFTPHPELLVFLVVAFGFLIGRIRYKAIALGAVTGCLVAGLVLGAQFKVQIDGTVKNLFFIMFLFALGYRVGPQFFRGLRKDGLPQVVNAVVVCVSGLLISWLFAVMLGYGPGLGAGLMSGALTQSAAIGVAQDAIGTLPGLSAAQVKSEQNLVAVGYAVTYPLGTILCAMLLANVLPRLYRKNLAQESAELAAELDAPDDNPDEGEGYYETVLRAYRVERPDLVGRSIGDFENQQQALGRRVYITQVRREGTILPQAQTLVLRDGDTVAVSALRHDLVDFDARTHVGAEADDVALLGYRTETLHVVASEKAQLGRTVAELRQEPFMAGVYIEKIYRAGAEFPFRLSTPVERGDTLVLTGPERLVGPAGRELGKPVPTSFATDMIWVGLGIFLGGCIGIPALTAGGVPISLSTSGGGLIMGLVFGWIRGKYPTYGNVPPGAQWFMDTLGLCMFVAVVGINAGPSFTSGLSSAGWGLLLLGAVATVVPLLVGFLVGHYIQKIRFPILMGVLAGGQTTTAAIGAINETSRSQIPTLGYTIPYAVGNVLLTVWGAVIVILNH
- a CDS encoding bifunctional aspartate transaminase/aspartate 4-decarboxylase, translating into MPKATLSRAEIRSFAQLSPFELKDKFISIAQAEQSDKPGQKGKAMRAMLNAGRGNPNWIATGPREAYHALGYFALSESRRVWTADNLGGMPEEAGCAERFATFVRTHPELPGIELLQASVDLAVKRFGFVPDSFVHELADSSIGDNYPVPGRILTHVEQVVRGYVADEMFDHRPPEGQHLSLFATEGGTAAMCYIFDSLMKNGILHKGDRIALMVPVFTPYLEIPELDTYGFDVVRVEANLFTETGVRQWRYPPEEIDKLADPSVKLVCCVNPSNPPSLALAPKVAEQIVSIVADRNPNLIVVTDDVYGTFVEGFRSLAADLPRNALLVYSYSKHYGATGWRLGVIGLHDDNVIDDMLRAQDAAQKARLESRYGTLSLEPEKIRFIDRLVADSRQVALNHTAGLSLPQQVMMTLFSLFDMLDEGQAYKARIRSIVRQRLELLLEGAHMKISEDPKRAAYYIELDLLAEAERTLGKEFADYLEQNYEPVDPLFRLAEQTSVVLLNGGGFDGPEWSVRVSLANLDDLDYLKIGHQLRAIFDEYAQEWRDSGAGAA